One part of the Trichocoleus desertorum ATA4-8-CV12 genome encodes these proteins:
- a CDS encoding PAS domain S-box protein, whose protein sequence is MTARYTVSQRYGIATFTVAIALVLTCLLQPLLTYTPALMFFVAVVLNTWYSGAGTGFWAAFLSALAFEFFIAPPRFELVVDEIDLLRLGAWIATVVGTNSLHHTLWVARRQAHVRGLRLWENREKLSLAIEAAQIGTWEWDIWTGKVSWSRQHERLFGLSADAFPGTVSAFLACVHPEDRERVAQSLELVQASRTDYSQEFRIIWPDGTVHWIVGQGRFLQDEISQPIRMLGTVLDVTERKQAEEVLRQSHDQLERLVEERTLALTQANVILQQEIAERQQAQEALYRREQESKALLDNTPDVIIRCDRAFRYVYVNPAVERITGLPATFFLGRTSHQQGLPESLCQTWDATMQRMFITGQEQTVEFEAPSCQGCRSYQSRVVPELDAEGNVQYALIVSRDVTALKQAEAERWQLIQEQAARAEAEAAQRRDAFLAKMSAQLAASFEYETTLQQVAELIVPELADYCIIYSHEEGTDLIQRVAAAHIDPGQAEQLLAMNQAYPLYLQSEIPVAEVIRTGQATYQTDVADTFFRQLPASSAHITAIETLATQSYLIQPLLARDRILGAILLATTVSERRYGLEDFGLVAEAAHRAAIAIDNVRLYQKAQQARAASEAARRTAEAANRMKDEFLATLSHELRTPLNSILGWSRLLTNRQMDAATTTRALETIERNAKLQAQLIEDILDVSRIICGKLRLNLCPTKLETVIQAAIDAVRPAAEAKSLHLSYCCTPALERVLVDPDRMQQVVWNLLSNAVKFTPAGGRVEVQMLQVEQQPMPGNLPQSGLAEEMLAAPAGSYAEIRVSDTGVGIVPEFLPHVFDRFRQADSTTTRSQGGLGLGLAIMRHLVELHGGTVHVTSPGEGQGATFMVRLPLMKRPDTTQPESAQQLDAIATGSEPALEGMQVLLLDDEVDIRELFTVVLEAQGAKVTAVAAVDEALNALQHCQPDVLVSDIAMPERDGYEFIQQVRANPHMGNIPAIALTAYAREEDQQRSLAAGFQMHLSKPVEPTTLTRAIASLVRSSHRIRPPL, encoded by the coding sequence ATGACGGCGAGGTACACGGTTTCACAACGTTATGGCATCGCTACATTTACAGTTGCGATCGCCTTGGTGCTTACCTGTTTGCTACAACCGTTACTCACTTACACGCCTGCATTAATGTTTTTTGTAGCTGTTGTGCTCAACACCTGGTACAGCGGTGCAGGCACTGGCTTTTGGGCTGCATTTTTGTCAGCTTTGGCCTTTGAGTTTTTTATTGCCCCACCCCGCTTCGAGCTGGTTGTGGACGAGATCGATCTACTCCGCTTGGGCGCTTGGATTGCTACGGTTGTAGGCACTAATTCTCTCCATCACACACTTTGGGTCGCTCGGCGGCAAGCTCATGTCAGAGGGTTGAGGTTATGGGAAAACCGCGAAAAACTGAGTCTCGCGATCGAAGCGGCCCAAATAGGTACCTGGGAGTGGGATATCTGGACAGGTAAAGTGAGTTGGTCGAGACAACATGAGCGGCTGTTTGGTCTGTCTGCCGATGCCTTTCCGGGGACAGTGAGCGCTTTTTTGGCTTGTGTGCATCCAGAAGATCGCGAACGAGTCGCCCAATCTCTGGAGTTGGTGCAAGCCTCTAGAACTGACTATAGTCAGGAGTTCCGTATTATCTGGCCTGATGGTACCGTGCATTGGATTGTCGGTCAGGGGCGGTTTCTGCAAGACGAAATTAGTCAACCGATTCGCATGTTGGGTACGGTCTTGGACGTGACGGAACGCAAACAAGCCGAGGAAGTGTTGCGGCAGTCGCACGACCAATTGGAACGCTTAGTAGAAGAACGGACCCTCGCTCTGACTCAAGCCAATGTGATTTTGCAACAAGAAATTGCCGAACGCCAGCAAGCACAGGAAGCTCTGTATCGGCGGGAGCAAGAATCTAAAGCGCTGCTAGACAACACCCCAGACGTGATTATTCGCTGCGATCGCGCGTTTCGGTATGTCTATGTCAATCCTGCGGTGGAGCGGATCACCGGATTGCCTGCCACTTTCTTCTTGGGTCGCACCAGTCACCAACAGGGATTGCCAGAGTCACTCTGTCAAACTTGGGATGCCACAATGCAGCGCATGTTTATCACTGGGCAGGAGCAAACGGTGGAATTTGAAGCTCCGAGCTGTCAAGGATGCCGCAGCTATCAATCACGGGTGGTGCCAGAGTTAGACGCTGAGGGTAATGTGCAATATGCCTTAATTGTGAGTCGGGATGTGACAGCTCTCAAGCAAGCGGAAGCAGAACGCTGGCAGTTGATCCAAGAGCAGGCCGCACGAGCAGAAGCAGAAGCCGCTCAACGACGAGATGCTTTTTTGGCGAAGATGAGTGCTCAATTGGCAGCATCTTTTGAATACGAAACCACTTTGCAGCAAGTAGCCGAGCTGATCGTCCCGGAGTTGGCAGACTACTGCATCATCTATAGCCATGAAGAAGGGACAGACCTGATTCAGCGAGTGGCAGCGGCGCATATTGATCCGGGGCAGGCCGAGCAGTTACTGGCTATGAATCAAGCTTACCCGCTGTATCTGCAATCTGAGATTCCGGTGGCTGAGGTGATCCGAACCGGACAAGCGACTTATCAAACCGACGTAGCTGACACCTTTTTTCGGCAATTACCCGCTAGTAGTGCTCATATCACAGCTATAGAAACGCTGGCGACTCAGTCTTATTTGATTCAGCCGCTTTTAGCTCGCGATCGCATTTTGGGCGCGATCTTGCTGGCTACGACGGTATCAGAGCGACGGTATGGCCTAGAAGATTTTGGCCTTGTGGCCGAAGCCGCCCATCGAGCCGCGATCGCGATTGATAATGTTCGCCTGTATCAGAAAGCCCAGCAAGCGAGAGCCGCCAGTGAAGCCGCCCGCCGCACCGCAGAAGCAGCCAATCGGATGAAGGATGAGTTTCTCGCCACCCTTTCTCACGAGTTACGCACCCCTCTCAATTCCATTTTGGGTTGGTCTCGGTTATTAACCAACCGTCAAATGGATGCGGCTACTACCACCCGCGCCCTAGAAACGATTGAGCGCAATGCCAAGCTACAGGCCCAACTGATCGAGGATATTTTGGATGTTTCGCGCATTATTTGCGGCAAATTACGCCTCAATCTCTGCCCAACTAAGTTGGAGACGGTGATTCAAGCCGCGATCGATGCAGTTCGCCCTGCTGCTGAGGCCAAATCGCTCCATCTCTCCTATTGCTGTACCCCTGCCTTGGAGCGCGTCTTGGTTGATCCAGATCGGATGCAGCAAGTGGTATGGAATTTGCTCTCCAATGCGGTCAAGTTCACGCCAGCAGGGGGGCGCGTGGAGGTACAGATGTTGCAGGTGGAGCAGCAGCCAATGCCAGGGAACCTCCCCCAGTCAGGCTTGGCGGAGGAGATGCTAGCTGCACCCGCTGGATCTTATGCCGAAATTCGAGTCAGTGATACAGGCGTCGGGATTGTTCCGGAGTTTCTCCCCCATGTATTTGATCGCTTTCGGCAAGCGGACAGCACCACCACGCGATCGCAAGGAGGGTTAGGGTTGGGCCTCGCAATCATGCGTCACTTGGTCGAGCTACATGGTGGCACCGTTCACGTCACGAGTCCGGGTGAAGGTCAAGGCGCTACCTTCATGGTTCGGCTCCCTCTGATGAAGCGGCCCGACACCACTCAGCCAGAGAGCGCTCAGCAGTTGGATGCGATCGCTACAGGCTCGGAGCCAGCCTTAGAGGGGATGCAGGTTTTATTGCTGGATGATGAAGTAGATATCAGAGAGTTATTCACTGTCGTCTTGGAAGCTCAAGGAGCCAAAGTGACAGCTGTGGCTGCTGTGGATGAGGCACTGAACGCATTGCAACATTGCCAGCCTGATGTTCTGGTGAGTGATATTGCCATGCCAGAGCGAGACGGCTATGAATTTATTCAGCAAGTGCGGGCTAACCCCCATATGGGTAATATTCCGGCGATCGCGCTCACTGCCTATGCCCGCGAAGAAGACCAACAACGCTCCTTGGCGGCTGGATTTCAGATGCATTTGTCTAAGCCCGTAGAACCAACCACGCTCACCCGTGCGATCGCCAGCTTAGTCAGATCGAGCCATAGGATCAGACCGCCGCTATAG
- a CDS encoding CHASE3 domain-containing protein has translation MSKILHRRITLYFALGLAVLGINVAVSYYHIIRLVHNNALVTHSQEVIITLERMLSTLKDAETGQRGYLLTGSSSYLQPYNSAIAQIYQRVEQLQTLTSDNASQQQRLAILQPLINEKLRELDQTIQLRQTRGLAAAKQVVLSDRGKRVMDQIRGIVAQMQQEEEVLLELRSQQSSTSIQQTTLALSLIAILTLLLLLGVYALITRDLTRRKRAEAALQRSAQRLAILHDIDRAILEAHSSIEIAQSAVARLCYLVPCRQALVLCYHFDAGEAQVLGNSSNGQASLAVGARLPLSSGFSDPVLPNLVLTSGDVSTNGSQSLPTTTVIKDNARPVSLSNGVDLGENCVTLPLRSENTVIGELKLFGSRLVTLTPEHREITQEVANQLAIALEQAQLRERLQQNATELECRVLERTAQLQSANTELEAFGYSVSHDLRAPLRAMQGFTQALMEDYNDVLDGVGQDYARRISKAAQRMDVLIEDLLAYSRLSRAELELKPIDLDSLVSEVIAQLELEIRQRQAQIIVVNPLLPVIAHRVTLVQVLTNLLMNAIKFVASGVQPQIKIWAEARPEARPEAPPHQVRLWVQDNGIGIAPEHQERIFRVFERLHGVETYPGTGIGLAIVRKGVERMGGQVGVESNPSVGSRFWLELPKINTRERL, from the coding sequence ATGTCCAAGATTCTGCATCGTCGCATCACTCTCTACTTTGCCCTCGGTCTTGCCGTTTTGGGGATTAATGTGGCGGTCTCGTACTACCACATCATTCGACTAGTTCATAACAATGCCTTAGTGACTCATTCTCAGGAAGTGATCATCACTTTAGAGAGAATGCTTTCGACCTTGAAAGATGCCGAAACTGGACAGCGAGGCTATCTCCTCACCGGATCATCTAGCTACCTGCAACCCTATAACAGCGCGATCGCCCAAATTTATCAACGAGTTGAGCAGTTGCAAACCTTGACCAGCGACAACGCGAGTCAGCAACAGCGGCTAGCGATTCTGCAACCGTTGATTAACGAAAAACTGAGAGAACTAGATCAAACCATTCAATTGCGGCAAACTCGCGGGTTGGCAGCAGCGAAACAAGTCGTTCTGTCTGATCGAGGCAAACGAGTGATGGATCAGATTCGGGGCATTGTGGCCCAGATGCAGCAAGAAGAGGAGGTGTTGTTAGAGTTGCGATCGCAGCAATCGAGCACTAGCATTCAGCAGACCACGCTTGCCCTCTCCCTGATTGCCATTTTGACCTTGCTGCTGCTGCTGGGAGTCTATGCCCTGATTACCCGTGACCTGACTCGGCGCAAACGCGCTGAAGCCGCCCTGCAACGTTCTGCTCAGCGACTCGCAATCTTGCATGATATTGACCGAGCCATCTTAGAAGCGCACTCATCAATAGAAATTGCCCAATCGGCGGTGGCTCGCCTGTGCTACTTGGTGCCCTGCCGCCAAGCTTTGGTATTGTGCTACCACTTTGACGCGGGGGAAGCGCAGGTTTTAGGCAACAGCAGCAATGGTCAAGCTTCACTAGCGGTTGGCGCTCGCTTGCCTTTGTCATCTGGTTTCTCCGATCCCGTTTTGCCTAACTTAGTGCTGACCAGTGGCGATGTCTCTACCAACGGGAGCCAGTCGCTCCCCACCACGACGGTCATTAAGGACAATGCTAGGCCAGTCAGCTTGAGCAATGGAGTTGACCTGGGTGAAAATTGCGTGACATTGCCGCTCAGAAGTGAGAATACCGTGATTGGAGAGCTGAAACTGTTTGGTTCTCGCTTAGTCACCCTGACCCCAGAGCACCGAGAAATCACTCAAGAAGTGGCGAATCAATTAGCGATCGCCCTAGAGCAAGCCCAACTGCGCGAACGACTTCAGCAAAACGCCACCGAGCTAGAGTGCCGAGTTTTAGAACGCACCGCCCAACTCCAATCCGCCAACACCGAACTAGAAGCTTTTGGTTACTCGGTATCCCACGATTTACGGGCACCCCTGAGGGCCATGCAGGGCTTTACACAAGCTTTGATGGAAGATTACAACGACGTGTTAGATGGTGTCGGCCAGGACTACGCTCGGCGCATCAGTAAAGCAGCCCAGCGCATGGATGTTTTGATTGAAGATTTGCTGGCTTATAGTCGCTTAAGTCGAGCCGAGTTGGAACTAAAACCAATCGATCTTGACTCCCTGGTTAGTGAGGTGATCGCTCAGCTAGAACTCGAAATTCGCCAGCGCCAAGCCCAAATTATAGTAGTCAACCCGCTCCTGCCTGTGATCGCCCATCGTGTGACTTTAGTACAAGTGCTGACTAACCTGCTGATGAACGCGATCAAGTTTGTTGCTTCCGGGGTGCAACCCCAAATTAAGATTTGGGCCGAAGCACGACCAGAAGCACGACCAGAAGCGCCACCTCATCAGGTCAGGTTATGGGTTCAAGATAACGGCATCGGCATTGCTCCAGAGCATCAAGAACGTATTTTTCGGGTGTTTGAGCGTCTGCATGGTGTGGAGACTTACCCTGGGACTGGTATTGGTTTAGCTATTGTTCGCAAAGGGGTAGAACGGATGGGAGGGCAAGTAGGCGTTGAGTCTAACCCTAGTGTAGGCAGTCGGTTTTGGCTAGAGTTACCAAAGATAAACACAAGAGAACGACTATGA